CTCTAGATATAAATTTATCCATGGAAACCAATAGTTTTAAAACATATCTACAAAATGAATTAATTAGTCGTTGTGATAAAAACCCTAGCTATTCTTTGAGAGCATTTGCCAAGTCTCTAAAGATTGAACCTTCTGCATTATCTCAAATAATTCGAGGAAAAAGAAAGTTAACTAAGAAAATGACTTTGAGATTAGCAAATGAGCTAGATATCGCTCCTTATAAGACTTCTCTCTATTATGAAGTTTCTTCGAAGCCCGAGGCACCCTTTAAAGAACTTACTCTTGATTTATTTGAAGTGCTAAGTGACTGGTATCATTTTGCGATTTTAGAACTGATGAATGTTAGTTCTTTCTCTACTGACCCTGCTTGGATTGCCAGAACACTTGGACTTACAGTTTCAGAAGTAAATATATCAATATCTAGATTGCAAAAGCTAGAAATGCTCAAAATCGATGAAGATGGTAAATGGCATGACCTCACTGGAGGAAAAACGAATTTAGGTGATCCTTCACTAACAAATCAAGCCTTCAAAAGATATCAAAGAAAGATTCTAAAACTATCTGAAAAGTCTTTAGAGGATACACCTATACAATATAGAGATCACTCTGGAACGACAATGGCCATAGACTCTTCGAAAATCCCAGAAGCAAAGGAGCTCATCAAGGAATTTAGAAGAAAAATGGGAAAGCTACTCACAGGAAAAAACGAAGACCAAGTTTATCAATTACAAATTTCACTTTACCCGTTATCGGATATCAAGAAAGGAGAATAGTATGAAGAAATGGATTTTACTAACTTTAACTCTGTTTAGCACCGTAGTAATAAGTGGAGAAAGGGATACTCACGGTGGAGGATACTTTTTTTGCCCCAATGTTCCTGATGATGGAACTTACAATTTACTAGATCTTTGGGAGGGACAAAAATTAGAAAACTTAACTTATCCCCATATAAACGGAGATATTGAAGCTCAATTTAATTTTATCTTCAATAAATTTTCAAAGGAACTTGATTCAAGCTTTAGTAATAAATTAAAGGCTGAAATCATTGCGATTAGAAACAATTTTAAATTTATCTCGTATACAGATGGAATCGTAATACCAGCCCCCTCTGATGCTAGGCAAAACCTATCTAAGAGAGGTTGCGAGCTAAAAGGTCTTGCCAGTTTTCAATCTATTCCTTGGGAGTTTGGCTTATTATATATCGACAAGGTTGCCTATGATCAAATAAGTGAATTTGAGAAAGCTGCACTTTTTGTACACGAAGCTGTCTATAAAATTCTAAGGGATGAAGTTGGTGCCGCTGACTCTGTTTTAGCACGAACAATTACGGCAAATATCCTCGCTGAAAATATTGACCAAAAGTTATTTTCTGGCAGAACCTTAGCATGTACTGATAAGTTTGGAGAGAATTCATTTTATGTAACGGAGAAGAATAACGATTGGTCATTCGTCCAGCTTGTTAATGGTTACTCACAATCGGTTCATCCAGATACTAAATATATGATTCCAATGAGCGTGGAAGAGTTTCTGAAGAAAAGGCCAAATCTAGAGTTTCCTCTAACTGGTAGACCTAAAGAAAATAATATCAAGTTCAAATATAGAGACGATGAAGATCCAAGGAGAACTGGTTACTTCCTAGAAACTGCCAGAAGATTCGAACCAATAAAATGTAATCTACAATAAATAATACTCCCTCTCTCTAGAGAGGGAGTATATCTATAAAATAGTCACTAGAAAAAACTTACATTAGTAGAGTTTGGGAAAAAGTTCTTTGAC
This region of Halobacteriovorax sp. GB3 genomic DNA includes:
- a CDS encoding TIGR02147 family protein; amino-acid sequence: METNSFKTYLQNELISRCDKNPSYSLRAFAKSLKIEPSALSQIIRGKRKLTKKMTLRLANELDIAPYKTSLYYEVSSKPEAPFKELTLDLFEVLSDWYHFAILELMNVSSFSTDPAWIARTLGLTVSEVNISISRLQKLEMLKIDEDGKWHDLTGGKTNLGDPSLTNQAFKRYQRKILKLSEKSLEDTPIQYRDHSGTTMAIDSSKIPEAKELIKEFRRKMGKLLTGKNEDQVYQLQISLYPLSDIKKGE